In Clostridiisalibacter paucivorans DSM 22131, the genomic stretch TTGATAATGATATGGACAAAATGATGAAAGAAATTGAAGAATCTATGGTTCAATTAAAAAGGGGAGAAATAGTAAAAGGTACTGTTATATCGGTTAATAGCAATGAAGTTATGGTCAATATTGGTTATAAATCAGATGGTATTATTGAAAAAAGCGAGCTTTCTAACGATCCTTTTATAAATCCAGAGGATATGTTTAAACCTGGAGATGAAATAGATGTATATGTTGTAAAAGTCGATGATGGAGAAGGTAATGTATTACTTTCTAAAAAAAGAGTAGATAATATAAAAGGTTGGGAAGAGTTAGAAGATATTTATAAAAATGGTGAAAAAATAAATGCTAAGATTGTAGAGATAGTTAAAGGTGGAGCAATAGCAGTAGTTAACAATCTAAGGGCATTTATTCCAGCATCTCATGTATCAGTAGAATTTGTAAAAGACCTAAATGAATTTTTAGGAAAAGATATGGTAGTGAAAATTATTGAAATAGACAAAGATAAAAAAAGAATAATAGTATCAAGAAAAGAAGTTGAAAAAGAAGAAATTAAAGTCAAAAGAGATAAATTGTGGGAATCATTAGAAAAAGGACAAATAATAGATGGTGAAGTGAAAAGAATAACTAATTTTGGGGCATTTGTAGATATAGGTGGCATAGATGGCCTAGTCCATATTTCTGAATTGTCATGGGGCAGAGTTGATCATCCTTCTGAAATAGTTAGTGAAGGAGATGATGTCAAAGTAATAGTATTAGATTTTGATAAGTCAAAAGGAAGAATATCTTTAGGCTTAAAACAAACAAAAGCTCATCCATGGGAAAATATAGATGAAAAATATAATATAGGCGATATAATAGAAGGTAAAGTTGTAAAATTAGTAGATTTTGGTGTTTTCGTTGAATTAGAACCAGGTCTTGATGGTTTAGTTCATATTTCTGAGATATCTCATAAACATATAGCTAAACCTTCAGATGTATTAGCTGTTGGAGATACAGTAAAAGTTAAGATCCTTGATATAAAGAAAGAAGAAAAAAGAGTAAGCTTAAGTATGAAGGAATTAGAAGATATGACACAATCAGATGAGAATTATGAAAATGATAATAGTGATTTAACGATAGGTGATATAGTAGAATAAATTTTATACAAAAAAGAAAGTTGAAAAAAACTTTCTTTTTTGTATAAAAAATTTGATAAATGTTCATACTATATAATGACCTCACAAAATACATCAAGACCCCCTTTACATTCTCTGTGGCTTTTATTGCCACAGACTTTTTTTTTATGCTAAAATATACTTAAACATCAAAAAAATAATAAAGGGGATACAAAATGGATAAATATGAAATTTTTAAAGATAAAGTGTATAAACTGACGGGGATAAACTTGTCATTATACAAAGAAAAACAAATGAAAAGAAGGATAGGCTCATTAGTTTCAAGGAATAATTATAATGACTTTGACGATTATTTTATGGCTCTAAAGAGTAATAAGAAATTATTTGATGAATTTTTAAATTACCTAACTATAAATGTATCAGAGTTTTATAGAAACCCTAATCAATGGCATATATTAGAAAAAAATATTTTACCAGAACTCTTGAAAAAAAACAAAAAAATAAATATTTGGAGCAGTGCTTGTTCCACTGGAGAAGAGCCATATTCACTGGTAATGCTACTAAGTAACTTTATGGACTTAAATAAAATAAAGATTCTCGCTACAGATATAGATAAAGGTGCTATAGAAAAAGCTCAAGTTGGAGTTTATAGTGAAAAAAGTCTTAAAAACCTTCCTGAAAAATTCAAAAAGAAATATTTTACTAAAATTAGCAATTCTTATAAAATAAATGAAGATATTAAAAAATGTGTGGATTTTAAAAGCATTAACTTATTAAAAGATAAATATCCTAAGAACTATCATTTGATTCTCTGTAGAAATGTCATGATATACTTTACTGAAGAGGCGAAATCTGAAATGTATAATAAATTTCATGATTCTCTTGCTGATGACGGTGTATTCTTTGTAGGTAGTACAGAGCAAATTATATTACCTAATAAATATAATCTACAACCTATAAAAACTTTTTTTTATAAGAAAATTTAATAAATCTTTGTATAGAAGGAGTGTATTATTGTGTTAATAGAAGATTTTTTAGTAGAAGCTACACAGTGTCCATCAGTTTCTGGATATGAATATAATGCTGTGAAAATAATAAAGGATTACTTTAAAACTTATACAGATACTATTACTACAGATAAACTCGGAAATGTAATAGCTCTTAAAAGAGGCACCACAAGTAATTTCAAAATAATGTTGGCTGCCCATATGGATGAGATAGGACTAATGATTACGGATATTAAAAAAAATGGAAGCATTAAATTTACTCAAATTGGAGGTTTTGATCCTAGAACATTAATAAGTCAAAATGTAGTTATACATGGGGCTAAAGATATAACAGGTGTTATTGTTTTATCTGATGAAAGTAAAACAGAGAAAGTTAAATTGAAGGACCTTCATATTGATACAGGATACACTAAAAAAGAATTAATTACATTAGTCAATGTAGGAGATATAATAACTATAGATAGAAAAATGTCTAAACTTGACAACAATATTTTAACAGGTAAATGCCTTGATGATAAAGCAGGCATAGCTGTAATGTTACAATGTGCTAAGGAATTATCTAATATGAAACATGATGGAGATATATATTTTGTTTCTACAGTTCAAGAAGAAGTTGGATACAATGGAGCTAAAACTGGAATTTATAGCATAGACCCTGATATAGGTATTGCCATTGATGTAGGTTTTGGAAAAACTCCTGAAATACCTGATGATAGAGCTATCCATATGGGTAAAGGTGCCGCCATTACTATGGGAGGTAATATACACCCTTCATTAAGAAAACATATGACTGAGGTTGCTAAAAAATATAATATACCTCATCAATTTGAAGTATCGCCAGGTGCTACTGGTACTGACGCATGGATAATGCAAATATCTAAAGCAGGTATTCCTTGTATTTTATTATCGATACCATTAAGGTATATGCATACATCGGTAGAAACTGTTGACATAAAAGACATTTTAAATGCAGGTCAATTATTGGCACAATTTATTATTAATATAACTGATGATTTGTTGGAGGGATTATTATGTTATTAAAAAAACTATCACAGTCCAGTGGTGTATCAGGCAATGAGGGAGAAATAAGGCAGGTTATTATAGAAGAGATTAGAGAGTATGTTGATAAAATATCTATTGATAAAATAGGTAATATAATAGCTTTTAAAAAAGGTACAAATCCATCATGTCGATTAATGCTATCTTCTCATATGGATGAAATAGGACTTATAGTTACTAATATAGATGATTGTGGGTTAATAAAATTTTCTCCAGTGGGAGATGTTGATAAGAGAACATTATTATCAAAACAAGTTTTTATAGGAAATAATAAAGTTCTCGGAGTTATAGGTGGGAAACCTATTCATTTGCAAAAACAGAATGAAAGAGAGAAGTTTTTAGATTTTAAAGATATGTATATAGATATAGGTGCAAAAAGTAAAGATGATGCTGAAAAATTAGTATCTATTGGAGATTATATATCATTCAATACAGATTTTTATCTTGTAAATAATACTTTGTTAAAAGGAAAGGCTTTAGACTCTAGGTCAGGATGTAATATATTGATTGATTTAACAAAAAATGATTATAAGAATGATATATATTTTGTATTTACTGTAATGAACAAAATTGGTGTTAGAGGAGCTGGCCCAGCAGCTTTTCAAATAAATCCTGACTTAGCAATTGTTTTAGAAAGCACTGAAACAGATGATATGGTTGAAAACAAAGAACATATACCAAAAATAACTTTGGGGAAAGGACCAGTATTGGGACTTATGGGAAAAAATATTATTTATAATGAAGAACTAAAAAAGATCATAATAAGAATAAGTAAGAAAAATAACATTGATATTCAATATCAAACCGATTCAAAGCATTTAAGTGATGCTTTTGCTATCCAAACTTCAGCAACAGGAATAAAAGTTGCAAGTATATCAGTACCTGTTAGATATATGTATTCTTTTAACAAATTAATAAGTAAAAATGATTATGATAATTTTAAAAAACTTTTAGATTTATTTCTAAAGGAATATAATAAATAGGAGGATAAAAGATGACTATAGAAAGCGGTTTATTAAAAAATTTGACTCAAATATTTTCTCCATCTGGATATGAAGATTCTATTAGAGACTTTATAAGGGAAGAAATAAAAGAGTATGTAGATGAAATATTTATTGATAAGCTTGGTAACCTAATTGCACGAAAAAAGGGAAATGGTAAAAAAATAATGGTTGCTGCTCATATGGATCAAATAGGTATGATGATTACTAATATTGATAATAATGGCTTTTTAAGATTTACTGGAATAGGAGGAGTTTTTCCACATCATGTTATAGGACAAAAAGTAATTTTTGAAAATAAAACAGTGGGCATAATTGAAATGGAAGAAAAAATAGAGAATAAGGATAAACTAAAATTAAAAGACCTTTATATAGATATAGGCGCAAAAGATAAATCAGAAGCTATGAAAACCGTCAATATTGGAGACACATGTGTATTCCATAGTGAATACCACGAAGACGACAATAGAGTGGTAACTAAGGCCCTCGATGACAGAATTGGGTGCTATATATTAATAAAAACAATAAAAGATTTAATTGAATCTCCAAATGATATATATTTTACATTTACTGTACAAGAAGAGTTAGGGCTGAGGGGCGCTAAGACATCAGCATTTTTTATAGAACCTGATTTAGGAATATCTGTAGATATTACAGGTTGTGGAGATACTCCCAATGCTGAACTCTTTGCTGTCAAACTTGATGGAGGTACAGCTATTAAAGTAAAAGATAATTATTTAATAACCCATCCAAAAGTTAAAAATTTAATGGTTAATATAGCAAAAGAAAATGAAATTAAATATCAGATGGAAGTTCTTGAATATGGTGGCACAGATTCTGGTGCTATTCATACATCAAAATCTGGGGTGCCTTCTGGAGTTATTTCTGTACCCACTAGATACTCTCATACAGATCATGAGACTGTATTTAAATCAGATGTTAATGCATCATTAAGATTATTAATGGCTATTTTACAGAAAGATGTTTCTCTTTATCTTTAATTGTATCGCATTATCTGATATGATTATTGTATGGAAACAAAATGTCTGTAAATGTGGAGGATTAAAATGAATAGTATATATGATATAAGTCTTGATAGAAGCTCCAATCAACATCTTTATATACAATTATACAATGAAATAAAAAAGCTTATAGTAGATAAGGAATTAAATCCTCACCATAAGCTACCACCTATTAGAAAATTATCTGAATTTCTAAATGTAAATAATGTAACTGTTGTAAATGCATATAAATTACTTGAACAGGAAAACTTTGTTTATAAAAAAATAGGTAGTGGTACATTCGTAAACAAAATAATACCTAACTCAATGATGGATATGGAATCAAATCAAGATATTAAAAAAAATAATGAAGATATAATAGACTTTGCCAGTGCTACCCCTACTCCTGATCTTTTTCCCGTATCTGACTTTAAGCTTGTTATGAATGAAGTACTAGATAGAGATAAAGGAGATGCTTTTGGATATCAAGAAAGTCAAGGCTACCTTCCATTAAGAAAGTCTATAATGGAATATATTAGTAATTATAATATACATACCAGATTAGAAAATATTCATATAGTATCTGGTGCTCAACAGGGAATTGATATAATATCAAAATCTCTCATTGATTATGGAGATATTGTATTCATAGAAAGCCCTACTTATACTGGAGCTATTGGCACTTTTAAATCTAGAGCTGCTAGAATAATAGAAATTCCTATGCTGGAAGATGGGATTGACATCCAAACATTAGAAAACAAATTAAAAACCTTTAAGCCTAAATTTATTTATGTGATGCCCAATTTCCAAAATCCCACTGGCTTTTCATATAGCTTAGAAAAAAAACAACAATTATTAAAATTAGCAAATGAATATGATATATATATTGTTGAAGATGATTATTTAAGTGACTTATCTTTTTATAGCAATGAAAATACTACTTTAAAATCTATGGATAAAAATGATAAAGTCATATATATAAAAAGTTTTTCTAAAATATTTATGCCGGGATTGAGACTAGCTTTTGTAGTAATTCCAATATCTCTTACTAGAGAGTTTATTGCAGCCAAACATATATCAGATATATCTACTTCTAGTCTTATACAGAGGGCATTTGATTTATATCTTAAAAAAGGAATATGGCAAAAACATATAAACTATATGGAAAATATTTATAAAAAAAGATTTGAAATAATGTCTGAAGGACTAAAAAAGTATATGCCTAAGGCTCTAAATCTTTATAATCCTATGGGCGGATTAAACTTTTGGATATCTTTGCCCCATGGCTTTTCCGCTGATGTATTATATGAAATATCCATTCATGAAAATATAACTTTTGTACCTGGATCCTATTTTTTCTTAAACAAAAGAGATGATAACCATTTTAGGCTAAGCATTGCATCAGTCTATGCTGATGAGATTTATAAAGGTATAGAAAAAATGAGTACTGTTATTAAAAAATATCTAAGTGAACAAATATATGTAAGAGATGAACAGACACCTTTACTATAAATTATCAATTAGGAGATATACATATCAATATATCTCCTTTATTTAATATCGTGCTAGATGATGGACATATATTTTTTTGTTTTTCTCGTATAAATCCTACTATTGTTACTTTGCTATCTAAAAAATGATTTAATACTTCCATATATGTTTTTCCATAGCAATATGAAGGAAGTTTAATCTTAAAACTTTTATAATAAGACATCTTCTCAAAAGATTCACTATCTTTATTTAGTAATTTATATAAAACATTTTTAACTAAGATTTCACTTTCTATTTCATTACTTATAAAAATATAATCTACATTTGCTCTTTTGAAATGAATCTTATTATCAGGGTTAAGTGCTTCAGCTATTAAAAATATATTGGAATTCAAATGGTCTATAGCTAGACAAGTTAATATGGATTTTGCATCTTCCATATGGGAATCCTTACTTTTTTTATTTACAAGTACCATTGCTGTTTGAGCTTCCTTAATATTAGCCCTCAATAAAGTCTTATCATACCAGGGATTCCCTTTAATAAATGATACATTCTTATTGTCAAAGGGATTGTATTCAATATCATCTATCAATACAATCTTTATATCTTTATTCTCTTTTAAAAGTGTGTTTATTATTATACTAGAACGTTCATCCCAACCTATTATAATTATATGTTCTTTAAAATTAACATCCAATATACCCATACCTTTCTTAAGATTTTTCTCTATTAATATAGATGCAAATGATGCAGCTATATAACCAAAGATACCTATACCTATAAGCATTAATAACATAGCTATAATACGGCCAGCAATAGTTATAGGAAATATATCACCATAACCTACAGTTGTACTAGTTACAATACCCCACCAAAGGGCATCCCATATTGAATTTACGCTGCTATTAATATTTGATTCAAGACAATAGAACACTATTGAAAAAGCTATAATTAATATAATCGATATAATAAAGCCCTTATATATTTTTCCTTCAAACATTATATGATGTATTTTCTTTATATAAATTAAAATACTTCTAACTTTCACTACCTCCATCCATATATAATGAGTTTCAAATGTATCTGTTTAAAATATTGAAATATGCAGTATTATTATATATATATTTCATGTTTTTTATTTACTTATTTGTGATAACTATAACTGTATAATTGTAGTGAAGTATACAATATTGATTCATTCATATAGTGCCATTTTAAATCTTATTATCTGATATATATGAATAATTTCATATATTGACTTGCAATTAACGAAAAAATCTGGTATAATATAGAAAAGGTTATAGGAGGGATGAAGCATGGAAAATAATATCATTCAAAACAACCAACATGAATTTGAAAGTAGATTAAAAAAATGTGGTGCTATAACGTGTATTCATAATATAGATGGATATTGTAATATGGAAAAATGTGAGATTTATGAGAGAACCCTAAGACAAGAACATTAAAATAATATTTTCTATATTAAAACACCTTTAGGTGTTTTTTTGTTTGCCGAAGATATTACTTATTAATAAAAATAAAAAAACCCTCTTGTCATATATAGTCAGGAATACTAACTAAATAAGACAAAAGAGGGTTGCTAATACTTTAGCATATAAATTTTTACTCTCTTATTATGATTTTATTATTTTCTACCTGGATAAGCTTTAAGCCCTTCTGCTAATATTTCCATAGCTCTTTTCAAGTCCTCTTCTTTTAAAACATAAGACATTCTTACTTCATCTCTACCTAATCCTTCTGTTGCATAAAAACCTTCAGCTGGAGCAAACATAACAGTTTCGTTATCTAGATCAAATTCTTCTAATAGCCATACTACAAATTTCTCTGCATCATCTACTGGTAACTTAGCAATTATATAAAATGCACCATGGGGTTTTTCGCAAAGTACTCCATCCATTTGTTTAAGTGCATTATATACAACATCTCTTCTATTTTTGTATTCAGCTACAACTTTATCAAAATAATCTTTAGTTACGTTTGTTAAAGCAGCAGCTCCAACTTGTTCGATAGTAGGTACACAAAGTCTTCCCTGACAAAGTTTTAATATTTGCTTTATTAATGTTTTATTCTTACTAGCTATACATCCTATTCTAGCACCACAAGCACTATATCTTTTAGATATACTATCTGTTATAACTACTCTATCTTCAATTTCAGCTACTTCACCAAAACTTATATAATCAAAACCATCATAAATAAATTCTCTGTAAACTTCGTCAGCTACTATAAATAAATCGTTTTCCTTGGCAATATCGCCTAACATATATACTTCTTCTTTTGTATAAATAGCTCCTGTAGGATTGCCTGGATTTGATAATAATATAGCCTTAGTCTTAGGAGAAATTAGTTTTTCTATTTCTTCTTTTTTAGGCAAATGAAATCCATCTTCTGCTTTAGTTGTAATAGGCTTAACCTTTACACCTATTTCTCTTCCAAATCCATTGTAATTTGTATAGAATGGCTCTGGTATAAGTACTTCATCTCCATCGTCACATACAGCTAAAAGGGTAAACAATATGGCTTCACTACCACCATTTGTTACTAATATGTCTTCTGGTTTAAAATCTATTCCATAATCGTTATAGTATTTTGTAAAACTATTAATTAATTCAGGTATACCTTGTGAAAAACTATAAGCTAGAACTTCTTCATCAAAATTCTTTACTGCATCAAAGAAAAACTTCGGTGTCTTAATATCAGGCTGTCCAATATTAAGATGATATACCTTTTTACCATTTTTTTTAGCCTTTTCAGCTATTGGAACAAGTTTTCTTATTGGTGATTCTTGCATAGATGTAATTCTGTTAGATAATTTCATTTAAGATACCCCCTAAAAAATATTTTATATAATGCATAAAAATATAGATGGTTAAACATTTTCCATCTATATCTAACTTCCATTTATATGATAACATATAAATAATACAAATAATAGATACTAATCATAAAATTTATATTATTTTTAATAGTGTATTTTTAAGACAAAAAAAAGTAATATGTTATAATAAAATATATGATTAAAATTGATATTTTGGTATAATAATTGAATATAGAACTAAAATCATAGGAGGAATTATTTTGAATATAGATGGAAATAGAAAAAGCAAAAAATATCTAATATCTACTTGGGGTTGTCAAATGAATGAGCACGATTCCGAAATGATTATTGGTATATTAGACCAAATGAATTTCACTCAGACTGAAAATAAAGCAGAAGCTGATTTAATAATATTTAATACATGCTTGATTAGAGAAAATGCTGAAAATAAAGTTTATGGAAATTTAGGAGAATTAAAAGAACTAAAAAAAGAAAATCCTGAACTTATAATAGCAGTATGTGGATGTATGATGCAGAAAAAAGAGATAAGAGATATTATAAAATCTAAATATAGACATGTTGATATAATATTTGGAACCCATAACATTCATAGATTGCCAGAGTTATTATCTAAATATAATCAAAATGATGAAATGTTAATAGAGGTATTGGAAGATAGTGACCATATAACAGAATATGTACCCGTTAAAAGGAAATTTAGTTTTAAAGCCTATGTTAATATTATGTATGGATGTAATAATTTCTGCACGTATTGTGTTGTTCCCTATACTAGAGGTAGAGAAAAAAGCAGGGAGCCTGAAGATATATTAAATGAAGTACTTAAACTTAGCAAAGAAGGATATAAGGAAATTACCTTATTAGGACAAAATGTTAATTCTTATGGAAAGACTTTGGACAGCAAGTTAACATTTGCTCAATTGCTATATATGTTAAATGAAGTGGATGGAATTGAACGGATTAGGTTTATGACTTCACATCCCAAAGATCTTTCGGATGAATTAATAGAGGCTATAAAGAAATGTGATAAAGTGTGTGAGCATATACATTTACCATTTCAATCTGGAAGCAATAATATACTTAAATCTATGAATAGAAAATATACAAAAGAAAAATATTTAGAACTTGTAGAAAAAATAAAGAAAGAAATACCAGATATAGCTGTTACTACAGATATTATTGTTGGCTTCCCTGGGGAAACAGAAGAAGACTTTGAAGAAACTTTAGATGTAGTTAAGCAAGTAGGTTATGATTCTGCTTTTACTTTTTTATATTCTATTAGAAAAGGAACTCCTGCTGCAAAAATGGAAGATCAAGTCCCCGAATCAATAAAAAATAAAAGATTTCAAAAACTTTTAGATACACTTCACCCTATTAGTTATAATAGAAACCTTCCATATTTAAATAAAATAGTGGAAGTATTAGTAGAGGGTACTAGTAAAAACAATGAATCTATACTTTCTGGCAGAACTAGAACTAATAAATTGGTTCACTTTAAAGGAGAAAAAAGCTTAATAGGAAAACTAGTTGATGTTAAAATTAACACAGTAAAGACTTGGACATTAGAAGGAGATCTCATAACTACAAAATAGATTATGAATTTTTAAAAACATAAGGTAAGGGAGAAAAGTTGTATATGTTATAATATTTGTATCCATTATTGAAAATTATATACACTTTTTTTATAAATCAATATAGGAGGAATATAGTTTGAGTAATTTAACTCCCATGATGAAACAATATATGGAGATAAAATCTAGACATAAGGATGCTATTCTGTTTTTTAGATTAGGAGATTTTTATGAAATGTTTTTTGATGATGCTATATTAGCATCAAAGGAATTGGAAATAGCCTTAACTGGTAGAGATTGTGGTCAAAGGGAAAAAGCCCCTATGTGTGGTATCCCTTACCACTCTTCTGATTCCTATATAGCGAAATTAATAAAAAAGGGATATAAAGTAGCTATATGTGAACAAGTTGAAGATCCCGCTAAATCAAAGGGGATTGTTAAAAGAGATGTAGTAAGAATAATTACTCCAGGAACTATAACTGATGCTAAAGTATTAGATGAAAAGAGAAATAATTATCTATCGTGTATATATATGGATAAAGATGGATTTGGCATATCTTATAGTGACATAACTACTGGTGATTTATACACTACTGAAATAGCAAATAACAATACAAATATAGAGCATAAATTGCTTGATGAATTAGCTAAAATTCAACCTACAGAAATCATTGTAAATAGCTTTTTATATGAAAACGAAAAACTCATAAAAAAAATTAAGGATAGATTCAATTTAGTATTAAACACTTATCATGATTGGGCATTTGAAATTTCCCATTGTAAAAATAAGATATTAAATCATTTTAATGTACTTACTTTAGAAGGATTTGGAATAGAGAATAAAAAGTATTCCACATCTTCTTTAGGAGGCTTATTAGAATATTTGACAGAAACTCAAAAGATTGTACTAAGTCATCTGAATACTGTGAGATACTATAGTATGGATAAATATATGGTATTAGATATAAATACTAGACGAAATCTAGAATTAACAGAGACCATGAGAGATAAATCTAAAAAAGGGTCTCTATTATGGTTATTAGATAAAACATCTACAGCCATGGGGGCAAGACTATTAAAAAAATGGATAGAAGAACCTTTATTAGATAGAACTAAAATAATTGAAAGACTTAATGCTGTAAAATTCTTATACAATAATAAGGATACTGTAGATTCTTTAAAAGACTTGTTGAAATCAATATATGACATGGAAAGACTTATGGGTAGAATATCTTATGGTAATTGTAATGGAAGGGACTTGATCTCTTTAAAAGATTCTATAAAAGTTATTCCTGATATTAAAGATATACTTATATCT encodes the following:
- a CDS encoding M42 family metallopeptidase — encoded protein: MTIESGLLKNLTQIFSPSGYEDSIRDFIREEIKEYVDEIFIDKLGNLIARKKGNGKKIMVAAHMDQIGMMITNIDNNGFLRFTGIGGVFPHHVIGQKVIFENKTVGIIEMEEKIENKDKLKLKDLYIDIGAKDKSEAMKTVNIGDTCVFHSEYHEDDNRVVTKALDDRIGCYILIKTIKDLIESPNDIYFTFTVQEELGLRGAKTSAFFIEPDLGISVDITGCGDTPNAELFAVKLDGGTAIKVKDNYLITHPKVKNLMVNIAKENEIKYQMEVLEYGGTDSGAIHTSKSGVPSGVISVPTRYSHTDHETVFKSDVNASLRLLMAILQKDVSLYL
- a CDS encoding bifunctional 4-hydroxy-3-methylbut-2-enyl diphosphate reductase/30S ribosomal protein S1 is translated as MKIILAENSGFCFGVKKAIDTAMESLKKNDNAYSLGALIHNKQVIKKLNDMGLSVIEDLSNIKQGKLIIRSHGVPLSLYSKVKNKDIDIIDSTCPFVRKIQNKVNKYSKENYKIVIIGNPIHPEVIGINGWCNNEAYIVNSQEDIEHIKKCDKICIVAQTTMTQEKFENLSYLISQKANESKVFNTICSATRLRQESCFEVSKMVDAMIVIGGYHSSNTQKLAEISRRNCSNTYHIETIDDLPLQKIKKYKTIGITAGASTPDWIIKEVVNTLSNIDNDMDKMMKEIEESMVQLKRGEIVKGTVISVNSNEVMVNIGYKSDGIIEKSELSNDPFINPEDMFKPGDEIDVYVVKVDDGEGNVLLSKKRVDNIKGWEELEDIYKNGEKINAKIVEIVKGGAIAVVNNLRAFIPASHVSVEFVKDLNEFLGKDMVVKIIEIDKDKKRIIVSRKEVEKEEIKVKRDKLWESLEKGQIIDGEVKRITNFGAFVDIGGIDGLVHISELSWGRVDHPSEIVSEGDDVKVIVLDFDKSKGRISLGLKQTKAHPWENIDEKYNIGDIIEGKVVKLVDFGVFVELEPGLDGLVHISEISHKHIAKPSDVLAVGDTVKVKILDIKKEEKRVSLSMKELEDMTQSDENYENDNSDLTIGDIVE
- a CDS encoding potassium channel family protein; the encoded protein is MKVRSILIYIKKIHHIMFEGKIYKGFIISIILIIAFSIVFYCLESNINSSVNSIWDALWWGIVTSTTVGYGDIFPITIAGRIIAMLLMLIGIGIFGYIAASFASILIEKNLKKGMGILDVNFKEHIIIIGWDERSSIIINTLLKENKDIKIVLIDDIEYNPFDNKNVSFIKGNPWYDKTLLRANIKEAQTAMVLVNKKSKDSHMEDAKSILTCLAIDHLNSNIFLIAEALNPDNKIHFKRANVDYIFISNEIESEILVKNVLYKLLNKDSESFEKMSYYKSFKIKLPSYCYGKTYMEVLNHFLDSKVTIVGFIREKQKNICPSSSTILNKGDILICISPN
- a CDS encoding PLP-dependent aminotransferase family protein translates to MNSIYDISLDRSSNQHLYIQLYNEIKKLIVDKELNPHHKLPPIRKLSEFLNVNNVTVVNAYKLLEQENFVYKKIGSGTFVNKIIPNSMMDMESNQDIKKNNEDIIDFASATPTPDLFPVSDFKLVMNEVLDRDKGDAFGYQESQGYLPLRKSIMEYISNYNIHTRLENIHIVSGAQQGIDIISKSLIDYGDIVFIESPTYTGAIGTFKSRAARIIEIPMLEDGIDIQTLENKLKTFKPKFIYVMPNFQNPTGFSYSLEKKQQLLKLANEYDIYIVEDDYLSDLSFYSNENTTLKSMDKNDKVIYIKSFSKIFMPGLRLAFVVIPISLTREFIAAKHISDISTSSLIQRAFDLYLKKGIWQKHINYMENIYKKRFEIMSEGLKKYMPKALNLYNPMGGLNFWISLPHGFSADVLYEISIHENITFVPGSYFFLNKRDDNHFRLSIASVYADEIYKGIEKMSTVIKKYLSEQIYVRDEQTPLL
- a CDS encoding M42 family metallopeptidase; amino-acid sequence: MLLKKLSQSSGVSGNEGEIRQVIIEEIREYVDKISIDKIGNIIAFKKGTNPSCRLMLSSHMDEIGLIVTNIDDCGLIKFSPVGDVDKRTLLSKQVFIGNNKVLGVIGGKPIHLQKQNEREKFLDFKDMYIDIGAKSKDDAEKLVSIGDYISFNTDFYLVNNTLLKGKALDSRSGCNILIDLTKNDYKNDIYFVFTVMNKIGVRGAGPAAFQINPDLAIVLESTETDDMVENKEHIPKITLGKGPVLGLMGKNIIYNEELKKIIIRISKKNNIDIQYQTDSKHLSDAFAIQTSATGIKVASISVPVRYMYSFNKLISKNDYDNFKKLLDLFLKEYNK
- a CDS encoding CheR family methyltransferase codes for the protein MDKYEIFKDKVYKLTGINLSLYKEKQMKRRIGSLVSRNNYNDFDDYFMALKSNKKLFDEFLNYLTINVSEFYRNPNQWHILEKNILPELLKKNKKINIWSSACSTGEEPYSLVMLLSNFMDLNKIKILATDIDKGAIEKAQVGVYSEKSLKNLPEKFKKKYFTKISNSYKINEDIKKCVDFKSINLLKDKYPKNYHLILCRNVMIYFTEEAKSEMYNKFHDSLADDGVFFVGSTEQIILPNKYNLQPIKTFFYKKI
- a CDS encoding M42 family metallopeptidase, encoding MLIEDFLVEATQCPSVSGYEYNAVKIIKDYFKTYTDTITTDKLGNVIALKRGTTSNFKIMLAAHMDEIGLMITDIKKNGSIKFTQIGGFDPRTLISQNVVIHGAKDITGVIVLSDESKTEKVKLKDLHIDTGYTKKELITLVNVGDIITIDRKMSKLDNNILTGKCLDDKAGIAVMLQCAKELSNMKHDGDIYFVSTVQEEVGYNGAKTGIYSIDPDIGIAIDVGFGKTPEIPDDRAIHMGKGAAITMGGNIHPSLRKHMTEVAKKYNIPHQFEVSPGATGTDAWIMQISKAGIPCILLSIPLRYMHTSVETVDIKDILNAGQLLAQFIINITDDLLEGLLCY